The following are encoded together in the Panicum virgatum strain AP13 chromosome 6K, P.virgatum_v5, whole genome shotgun sequence genome:
- the LOC120712827 gene encoding geranylgeranyl transferase type-2 subunit beta 1-like isoform X2: MAELAADQHVRYIVTVEKKDSFESLVMEHIRLNGAYWGLTTLDLLHKLHAVDAAEVVDWIMSCYHPESGGFGGNVGHDPHVLYTLSAVQVLCLFDRLDVLDIDKVADYVAGLQNEDGSFSGDVWGEVDTRACCSVSPQLRYARALRFRLPCRYQLASKADEPVLSHNRSAPRLEDLMITAGALGQKKGSAQALRPSCLCGAIPHSIRELIYNSWFSYIALCTLSLLHRLHKINMQKAVDFVVSCKNLDGGFGAMPGGESHAGQIFCCVGALAITGSLHHIDRDLLGWWLCERQCKDGGLNGRPEKLADVCYSWWVLSSLIMIDRVHWIDKEKLTKFILNCQDKETGGISDRPDNAVDIYHTYFGVAGLSLMEYPGVKPMDPAYALPLDVVNRIFLRK, encoded by the exons atggcggagctcgccgccgaccaGCACGTCCGCTACATCGTCACCGTGGAGAAG AAGGACTCGTTCGAGTCGCTGGTGATGGAGCACATCCGGCTCAACGGCGCCTACTGGGGCCTCACCACACTGGATCTCCTCCACAAGCTgcacgccgtcgacgccgccgaggTCGTCGACTGGATCATGTCCTGCTACCATCCGGAATCTG GTGGATTTGGAGGGAACGTCGGGCACGACCCGCATGTCCTCTACACGCTAAGCGCCGTGCAGGTCCTCTGCCTCTTCGATCGGCTCGATGTCCTTGACATCGACAAGGTTGCTGATT ATGTTGCTGGACTCCAGAATGAGGATGGATCATTTTCTGGTGATGTCTGGGGTGAAGTCGACACTAG AGCCTGCTGCTCCGTGTCCCCGCAGCTGCGCTACGCCAGGGCCCTCCGCTTCCGACTTCCGTGCAGGTATCAGCTTGCCTCGAAAGCAGATGAACCAGTGCTGTCTCATAATAGATCGGCACCTCGTCTGGAGGACTTGATGATCACCGCCGGCGCGCTAGGGCAAAAGAAAGGGAGCGCGCAGGCCCTGCGACCCAGCTGCCTGTGTGGGGCCATTCCTCACTCAATCAGGGAACTCATCTACAATAGCTG GTTCTCGTATATTGCCCTATGCACCTTATCACTACTGCATCGTCTGCATAAAATTAATATGCAAAAGGCTGTAGATTTTGTTGTTAGCTGTAAGAATTTGGATGGTGGATTTGGAGCTATGCCAGGAGGGGAGTCACATGCTGGGCAAA TATTTTGTTGTGTTGGCGCTCTTGCAATCACTGGTTCTCTACATCACATTGATAGAGATCTCCTTGGATGGTGGCTTTGTGAGCGCCAGTGTAAAGACGGAGGACTTAATGGGCGACCTGAGAAACTAGCTGAT GTTTGTTACTCCTGGTGGGTGCTATCAAGCTTGATCATGATTGATAGAGTACATTGGATTGATAAGGAAAAGCTTACAAAATTTATACTAAACTGTCAG GATAAAGAGACTGGTGGCATTTCAGATAGACCAGATAATGCAGTAGATATCTATCACACATACTTTGGAGTTGCAG GACTTTCATTGATGGAGTATCCTGGAGTGAAGCCTATGGATCCTGCCTATGCGTTGCCGTTGGATGTTGTCAATCGGATATTCTTGAGAAAATAA
- the LOC120712825 gene encoding uncharacterized protein LOC120712825 yields the protein MAQPAGAGAGGGRGRELRMSIEEVAKKLSLWHTPTFRPILTHDELEPILGAAGFVPLPAPAPRQQQQQQECLPPAGAAGAVAWREYAFLGCNANAAARRRPAGPGPRPRLPYPRLDGLHLKTYEAFLGAVEAHLGADRVSNLFHVRLMPVTNPHDRAFDKVFRPMRNFSPEEDGLIVYREGTLDDLTFEMCSRHGAVGDLGRHVIPGVSCADLGYLRKVDGNCHQEGCCARHPAAGAGYDFFAVHLKDLLPKY from the exons ATGGCGcagccggccggcgccggcgccgggggcggcagggggcgggAGCTGCGGATGTCCATCGAGGAGGTGGCCAAGAAGCTGTCCCTGTGGCACACGCCCACGTTCCGGCCCATCCTGACCCACGACGAGCTGGAGCCCATCCTGGGCGCGGCCGGCTTcgtgccgctgccggcgccggcgcccaggcagcagcagcagcagcaggagtgcctcccccccgccggcgccgccggggccgtgGCGTGGCGGGAGTACGCCTTCCTCGGGTGCAATGCcaacgcggcggcgcgccggcgcccggcaggccccggcccgcgcccgcgcctcccCTACCCGCGCCTCGACGGCCTCCACCTCAAGACCTACGAGGCCTTCCTCGGCGCCGTCGAGGCACACCTCGGCGCCGACCGCGTCTCCAACCTCTTCCACGTCAG GCTGATGCCGGTGACCAACCCGCACGACCGGGCGTTCGACAAGGTGTTCCGGCCCATGCGGAACTTCAGCCCGGAGGAGGACGGGCTCATCGTGTACCGGGAGGGCACCCTGGACGACCTCACCTTCGAGATGTGCAGCCGCCACGGCGCCGTCGGGGACCTGGGCCGCCACGTCATCCCCGGCGTCAGCTGCGCCGACCTCGGCTACCTCCGCAAGGTCGACGGCAACTGCCACCAGGAGGGCTGCTGCGCTAgacaccccgccgccggcgccggctatGACTTCTTCGCCGTCCATCTCAAGGATCTCCTCCCCAAGTACTAG
- the LOC120712827 gene encoding geranylgeranyl transferase type-2 subunit beta 1-like isoform X4, with product MAELAADQHVRYIVTVEKKDSFESLVMEHIRLNGAYWGLTTLDLLHKLHAVDAAEVVDWIMSCYHPESGGFGGNVGHDPHVLYTLSAVQVLCLFDRLDVLDIDKVADYVAGLQNEDGSFSGDVWGEVDTRFSYIALCTLSLLHRLHKINMQKAVDFVVSCKNLDGGFGAMPGGESHAGQIFCCVGALAITGSLHHIDRDLLGWWLCERQCKDGGLNGRPEKLADVCYSWWVLSSLIMIDRVHWIDKEKLTKFILNCQDKETGGISDRPDNAVDIYHTYFGVAGLSLMEYPGVKPMDPAYALPLDVVNRIFLRK from the exons atggcggagctcgccgccgaccaGCACGTCCGCTACATCGTCACCGTGGAGAAG AAGGACTCGTTCGAGTCGCTGGTGATGGAGCACATCCGGCTCAACGGCGCCTACTGGGGCCTCACCACACTGGATCTCCTCCACAAGCTgcacgccgtcgacgccgccgaggTCGTCGACTGGATCATGTCCTGCTACCATCCGGAATCTG GTGGATTTGGAGGGAACGTCGGGCACGACCCGCATGTCCTCTACACGCTAAGCGCCGTGCAGGTCCTCTGCCTCTTCGATCGGCTCGATGTCCTTGACATCGACAAGGTTGCTGATT ATGTTGCTGGACTCCAGAATGAGGATGGATCATTTTCTGGTGATGTCTGGGGTGAAGTCGACACTAG GTTCTCGTATATTGCCCTATGCACCTTATCACTACTGCATCGTCTGCATAAAATTAATATGCAAAAGGCTGTAGATTTTGTTGTTAGCTGTAAGAATTTGGATGGTGGATTTGGAGCTATGCCAGGAGGGGAGTCACATGCTGGGCAAA TATTTTGTTGTGTTGGCGCTCTTGCAATCACTGGTTCTCTACATCACATTGATAGAGATCTCCTTGGATGGTGGCTTTGTGAGCGCCAGTGTAAAGACGGAGGACTTAATGGGCGACCTGAGAAACTAGCTGAT GTTTGTTACTCCTGGTGGGTGCTATCAAGCTTGATCATGATTGATAGAGTACATTGGATTGATAAGGAAAAGCTTACAAAATTTATACTAAACTGTCAG GATAAAGAGACTGGTGGCATTTCAGATAGACCAGATAATGCAGTAGATATCTATCACACATACTTTGGAGTTGCAG GACTTTCATTGATGGAGTATCCTGGAGTGAAGCCTATGGATCCTGCCTATGCGTTGCCGTTGGATGTTGTCAATCGGATATTCTTGAGAAAATAA
- the LOC120712827 gene encoding geranylgeranyl transferase type-2 subunit beta 1-like isoform X5 codes for MAELAADQHVRYIVTVEKKKDSFESLVMEHIRLNGAYWGLTTLDLLHKLHAVDAAEVVDWIMSCYHPESGGFGGNVGHDPHVLYTLSAVQVLCLFDRLDVLDIDKVADYVAGLQNEDGSFSGDVWGEVDTRACCSVSPQLRYARALRFRLPCRYQLASKADEPVLSHNRSAPRLEDLMITAGALGQKKGSAQALRPSCLCGAIPHSIRELIYNSWFSYIALCTLSLLHRLHKINMQKAVDFVVSCKNLDGGFGAMPGGESHAGQSMSYFDFTGTLLCGISEHTCNLSLSGQTMCLWRMLYERRRMAELAM; via the exons atggcggagctcgccgccgaccaGCACGTCCGCTACATCGTCACCGTGGAGAAG AAGAAGGACTCGTTCGAGTCGCTGGTGATGGAGCACATCCGGCTCAACGGCGCCTACTGGGGCCTCACCACACTGGATCTCCTCCACAAGCTgcacgccgtcgacgccgccgaggTCGTCGACTGGATCATGTCCTGCTACCATCCGGAATCTG GTGGATTTGGAGGGAACGTCGGGCACGACCCGCATGTCCTCTACACGCTAAGCGCCGTGCAGGTCCTCTGCCTCTTCGATCGGCTCGATGTCCTTGACATCGACAAGGTTGCTGATT ATGTTGCTGGACTCCAGAATGAGGATGGATCATTTTCTGGTGATGTCTGGGGTGAAGTCGACACTAG AGCCTGCTGCTCCGTGTCCCCGCAGCTGCGCTACGCCAGGGCCCTCCGCTTCCGACTTCCGTGCAGGTATCAGCTTGCCTCGAAAGCAGATGAACCAGTGCTGTCTCATAATAGATCGGCACCTCGTCTGGAGGACTTGATGATCACCGCCGGCGCGCTAGGGCAAAAGAAAGGGAGCGCGCAGGCCCTGCGACCCAGCTGCCTGTGTGGGGCCATTCCTCACTCAATCAGGGAACTCATCTACAATAGCTG GTTCTCGTATATTGCCCTATGCACCTTATCACTACTGCATCGTCTGCATAAAATTAATATGCAAAAGGCTGTAGATTTTGTTGTTAGCTGTAAGAATTTGGATGGTGGATTTGGAGCTATGCCAGGAGGGGAGTCACATGCTGGGCAAAGTATGTCTTACTTTGATTTCACTGGAACTCTACTTTGTGGTATTTCTGAGCACACCTGTAATTTATCATTAAG tgggcAAACTATGTGTTTATGGAGGATGCTTTatgaaagaagaagaatggcagaACTGGCTATGTAG
- the LOC120712827 gene encoding geranylgeranyl transferase type-2 subunit beta 1-like isoform X3, with product MAELAADQHVRYIVTVEKKKDSFESLVMEHIRLNGAYWGLTTLDLLHKLHAVDAAEVVDWIMSCYHPESGGFGGNVGHDPHVLYTLSAVQVLCLFDRLDVLDIDKVADYVAGLQNEDGSFSGDVWGEVDTRFSYIALCTLSLLHRLHKINMQKAVDFVVSCKNLDGGFGAMPGGESHAGQIFCCVGALAITGSLHHIDRDLLGWWLCERQCKDGGLNGRPEKLADVCYSWWVLSSLIMIDRVHWIDKEKLTKFILNCQDKETGGISDRPDNAVDIYHTYFGVAGLSLMEYPGVKPMDPAYALPLDVVNRIFLRK from the exons atggcggagctcgccgccgaccaGCACGTCCGCTACATCGTCACCGTGGAGAAG AAGAAGGACTCGTTCGAGTCGCTGGTGATGGAGCACATCCGGCTCAACGGCGCCTACTGGGGCCTCACCACACTGGATCTCCTCCACAAGCTgcacgccgtcgacgccgccgaggTCGTCGACTGGATCATGTCCTGCTACCATCCGGAATCTG GTGGATTTGGAGGGAACGTCGGGCACGACCCGCATGTCCTCTACACGCTAAGCGCCGTGCAGGTCCTCTGCCTCTTCGATCGGCTCGATGTCCTTGACATCGACAAGGTTGCTGATT ATGTTGCTGGACTCCAGAATGAGGATGGATCATTTTCTGGTGATGTCTGGGGTGAAGTCGACACTAG GTTCTCGTATATTGCCCTATGCACCTTATCACTACTGCATCGTCTGCATAAAATTAATATGCAAAAGGCTGTAGATTTTGTTGTTAGCTGTAAGAATTTGGATGGTGGATTTGGAGCTATGCCAGGAGGGGAGTCACATGCTGGGCAAA TATTTTGTTGTGTTGGCGCTCTTGCAATCACTGGTTCTCTACATCACATTGATAGAGATCTCCTTGGATGGTGGCTTTGTGAGCGCCAGTGTAAAGACGGAGGACTTAATGGGCGACCTGAGAAACTAGCTGAT GTTTGTTACTCCTGGTGGGTGCTATCAAGCTTGATCATGATTGATAGAGTACATTGGATTGATAAGGAAAAGCTTACAAAATTTATACTAAACTGTCAG GATAAAGAGACTGGTGGCATTTCAGATAGACCAGATAATGCAGTAGATATCTATCACACATACTTTGGAGTTGCAG GACTTTCATTGATGGAGTATCCTGGAGTGAAGCCTATGGATCCTGCCTATGCGTTGCCGTTGGATGTTGTCAATCGGATATTCTTGAGAAAATAA
- the LOC120712826 gene encoding heavy metal-associated isoprenylated plant protein 44-like codes for MESTELKVEMVALHEKRVRKCLSKVKGIERVEVEASLQKVVVTGCVNRSKILKALRRVGLRAEPWAPHNELLSAYATTSLMFNNSYSFF; via the exons ATGGAG AGCACGGAGCTGAAAGTGGAGATGGTGGCGCTGCATGAGAAGCGGGTACGGAAATGCCTGTCCAAAGTGAAAG GCATCGAgcgggtggaggtggaggcgagCCTCCAGAAGGTGGTGGTGACCGGGTGCGTGAACCGGAGCAAGATCCTCAAGGCGCTCCGCCGGGTGGGGCTCCGCGCCGAGCCGTGGGCGCCGCACAACGAGCTGCTCAGCGCCTACGCCACCACCAGcctcatgttcaacaactccTACAGCTTCTTCTGA
- the LOC120712827 gene encoding geranylgeranyl transferase type-2 subunit beta 1-like isoform X1, with protein sequence MAELAADQHVRYIVTVEKKKDSFESLVMEHIRLNGAYWGLTTLDLLHKLHAVDAAEVVDWIMSCYHPESGGFGGNVGHDPHVLYTLSAVQVLCLFDRLDVLDIDKVADYVAGLQNEDGSFSGDVWGEVDTRACCSVSPQLRYARALRFRLPCRYQLASKADEPVLSHNRSAPRLEDLMITAGALGQKKGSAQALRPSCLCGAIPHSIRELIYNSWFSYIALCTLSLLHRLHKINMQKAVDFVVSCKNLDGGFGAMPGGESHAGQIFCCVGALAITGSLHHIDRDLLGWWLCERQCKDGGLNGRPEKLADVCYSWWVLSSLIMIDRVHWIDKEKLTKFILNCQDKETGGISDRPDNAVDIYHTYFGVAGLSLMEYPGVKPMDPAYALPLDVVNRIFLRK encoded by the exons atggcggagctcgccgccgaccaGCACGTCCGCTACATCGTCACCGTGGAGAAG AAGAAGGACTCGTTCGAGTCGCTGGTGATGGAGCACATCCGGCTCAACGGCGCCTACTGGGGCCTCACCACACTGGATCTCCTCCACAAGCTgcacgccgtcgacgccgccgaggTCGTCGACTGGATCATGTCCTGCTACCATCCGGAATCTG GTGGATTTGGAGGGAACGTCGGGCACGACCCGCATGTCCTCTACACGCTAAGCGCCGTGCAGGTCCTCTGCCTCTTCGATCGGCTCGATGTCCTTGACATCGACAAGGTTGCTGATT ATGTTGCTGGACTCCAGAATGAGGATGGATCATTTTCTGGTGATGTCTGGGGTGAAGTCGACACTAG AGCCTGCTGCTCCGTGTCCCCGCAGCTGCGCTACGCCAGGGCCCTCCGCTTCCGACTTCCGTGCAGGTATCAGCTTGCCTCGAAAGCAGATGAACCAGTGCTGTCTCATAATAGATCGGCACCTCGTCTGGAGGACTTGATGATCACCGCCGGCGCGCTAGGGCAAAAGAAAGGGAGCGCGCAGGCCCTGCGACCCAGCTGCCTGTGTGGGGCCATTCCTCACTCAATCAGGGAACTCATCTACAATAGCTG GTTCTCGTATATTGCCCTATGCACCTTATCACTACTGCATCGTCTGCATAAAATTAATATGCAAAAGGCTGTAGATTTTGTTGTTAGCTGTAAGAATTTGGATGGTGGATTTGGAGCTATGCCAGGAGGGGAGTCACATGCTGGGCAAA TATTTTGTTGTGTTGGCGCTCTTGCAATCACTGGTTCTCTACATCACATTGATAGAGATCTCCTTGGATGGTGGCTTTGTGAGCGCCAGTGTAAAGACGGAGGACTTAATGGGCGACCTGAGAAACTAGCTGAT GTTTGTTACTCCTGGTGGGTGCTATCAAGCTTGATCATGATTGATAGAGTACATTGGATTGATAAGGAAAAGCTTACAAAATTTATACTAAACTGTCAG GATAAAGAGACTGGTGGCATTTCAGATAGACCAGATAATGCAGTAGATATCTATCACACATACTTTGGAGTTGCAG GACTTTCATTGATGGAGTATCCTGGAGTGAAGCCTATGGATCCTGCCTATGCGTTGCCGTTGGATGTTGTCAATCGGATATTCTTGAGAAAATAA